The following nucleotide sequence is from Nitrospirota bacterium.
CTGGAATATGGGGGTGATATTAGAGTGAAAAGAAAAGACGGCAGAAAAGGTGATCAGTTAAGGACTGTCAAGATTCACAGGAATTACATAAAGCATGCGGAGGGGTCTGCCCTGATTGAAGTTGGAGATACAAAGGTTATTTGTACGGCGACTATTGAGGATAAAGTACCTCCTCACCTTAAAGGAAAGAACAAGGGATGGATCACTGCAGAATATGCAATGATCCCCCGCTCGGCTCTGCAGAGAATTGTAAGAGAGTCCGCAAGAGGAAAGATAGGCGGCAGGACGCATGAAATACAGCGTCTGATTGGCAGGTCCCTCAGATCGGTAATCGAACTGGATAAGCTGGGTGAGAGGACTGTATGGATTGACTGTGATGTTATCCAGGCAGACGGCGGCACTCGAACAGCCTCAATTACCGGTTCGTTCGTCGCCCTTGTTGATGCCATAAATTTTGCAAAGAAGAATGGGTTGCTGACAGTAAACCCGATTAAAGACTTCCTCGCAGCTGTAAGTGT
It contains:
- the rph gene encoding ribonuclease PH, which codes for MKRKDGRKGDQLRTVKIHRNYIKHAEGSALIEVGDTKVICTATIEDKVPPHLKGKNKGWITAEYAMIPRSALQRIVRESARGKIGGRTHEIQRLIGRSLRSVIELDKLGERTVWIDCDVIQADGGTRTASITGSFVALVDAINFAKKNGLLTVNPIKDFLAAVSVGIVEGEPVLDLNYDEDSTAEVDMNVVMTGKGKFVEIQGTAEGEPFSRNMMDGLVTLAKKGIEELVEMQRKLVGEF